One window of Nicotiana tomentosiformis chromosome 11, ASM39032v3, whole genome shotgun sequence genomic DNA carries:
- the LOC138902136 gene encoding uncharacterized protein, giving the protein MDLEITRKRRKREIYSQHRVKWGALTETKAQELRVKLVTMGAWRSSGEACAMWTTTVQCIREAARENGEVQGKVESKNSLYLRLVESVDEEEKRASREHYKLAKKDAKLAVTAAMTITFSRLYEELEDRGRDNRLFRLAKARERKARDLD; this is encoded by the exons atggaccttgagatcacAAGGAAGAGAAGGAAGAGGGAAATATATAGTCAACATAGGgtcaagtggggagccttgacggaAACTAAAGCGCAGGAATTGCGGGTCAAGCTGGTGACTATgggggcttggaggagtagtggggaaGCATGCGCTATGTGGACCACGACTGTGCAGTGCATTAGGGAAGCTgcgagagag AATGGAGAGGTACAAGGAAAAGTGGAATCCAAGAATTCATTGTATTTGAGGCTAGTGGAAAGTgtagacgaggaggagaagagaGCGAGTAgggagcattataagttggctaagaaagatGCAAAGCTAGCAGTTACGGCGGCCATGACTATAACTTTTAGTCGTTTATATGAGGAACTCGAGGACCGAGGTAGGGATAAtaggttgttcaggttagccaaggcaCGAGAAAGGAAGGCGCGTGACTTGGACTAA